Part of the bacterium genome is shown below.
CATATAAGAACCCTTCTTTTGACATTCTTTTACAGACAAATGTTAGATCTTATAAAACATGGGTATATATATATTGCTCAACCTCCTCTCTATAAAATTAAGAAAGGTAGGAAAGAGGTTTATATAGATACAGAAAATGATATGGATAAAACTCTTGTTCAGTTTGCAAAAGATAACGTTTCTCTTAAAATCAAACAAGGTGATCAACTGTTGGATAGCAATAACCATTTTTCAAGTCTTGCAACTTTAAGCAAAAAACTTAATGAGATTAAGAAAAGTTTGGAAAACAAAGAATTAGAGATAGAAGATGTGTTTGACTATAGAAAAGAGCATAATAAAACTCCCATCTACTGGATAATATATGAAGACAAGAAACGACTTTTTGCAACAGACAAAGAACTATCTGATTTTTTACGGGAGCAAGGTAAAGAAGAGATAGACCTATTTTCTACTGAGGAGAGAGATTATAAACTTGTTGAACTTTATGAAGCAAGAGATATAGAAAAAATTTTAACTAAACTTGAAGAGTATGGCATAAAACTTGAATCTACTTACGATAAAATATTTGCTCTTGAAGAAGGTGAAAACAAAATCGAATATTACAATTTTCCCGACCTTTATGAAACAATTAAGGCAAAAGGTAAAAAAGGGCTTTCGATTCAAAGATATAAAGGGCTTGGAGAAATGAACCCTTCACAGTTGTGGGAAACAACAATGGACCCAGAAACCCGTAGAATGAAAAGAGTTGTGCTTGAGGATGCTGCAAAAGCAGAAGAGATTTTTACAGTTCTTATGGGTGATGCAGTAGAACCAAGACGAGATTTTATAGAAAGGTATGCTAAAGAAGTAAAAAATCTTGATATTTAGATTTAGGATTTTACAAAGATATTTGCGTTAAAACATTACGCATATTAAAAAGGATGGAAAAAAGAATGGCAGACGAAGGAAAAATAGTACCTATTGGCGTAGAAGATGAAATGAAAAGTTCCTATATAGATTACGCTATGAGCGTAATTGTAGGAAGAGCTTTACCTGACGTAAGAGATGGGTTAAAACCTGTACACAGAAGAATCCTTTATGGGATGATGGAACTTGGAATAGAACCAGGTAAAGCCCACAAAAAATCTGCAAGAATTGTTGGTGAAGTAATGGGAAAATATCACCCTCATGGTGATGCAGCTATATATGAATCTATAGCAAGAATGACCCAGACCTTCTCGCTCAGATACCCTCTTATTGACGGGCAAGGAAACTTTGGTTCTATAGATGGAGACCCTCCAGCTGCAATGAGGTATACAGAAGCAAGATTTAAACAAATTTCTATGGACATTCTTTCTGATATAGAGAAAGATACAATAGATTTTATGCCTAACTTTGATGATTCTCTTATGGAACCTTTGGTATTGCCAAGTAAAGTGCCCAACCTTCTAATAAACGGTTCTTCTGGTATTGCTGTAGGAATGGCTACAAACATTCCGCCACATAATTTAAATGAAGTAGTAGCAGCCTTAATGGAACTTATAGATAATCCTGATATAACCATCGAAGAGATAATGGAAGTTTTACCTGGTCCAGATTTTCCAACAGGAGCCTCTATATGCGGAAGAGAAAGTATAAGACAAGCTTATACAACAGGTAAAGGAATTCTCACAATACGCGGAAAGGTTGACGTAGAGGAGAACAAAAAGAGAGAATCTATTATTATAACAGAGATACCTTATGAGGTTAACAAAGCAAATCTTGTATCTCAAATAGCTCGCCTTTCTTCTGAAAACAAGATAAGCGGTATAAGTGAAGTAAGAGACGAATCAGATAAATCAGGTATGAGAATAGTTTTAGAAATCAAAAGAGGCGAAAACGCAGATATTATAATCAACCAACTATACAAGTTTACTCAACTTCAGACATCATACGGTATCATTAACCTCGCTTTATCTAACCATCAGCCAAAACTTCTTAACATAAAAGAGATGTTACAACTATTTCTTGACCATCGTAAAGAGATAGTTTTGCGAAGGGCTGCTTTTGAATTAAGAAAAGCTGAAGATAGGTACCATATAATATGTGGACTTATAATTGCTCTCGATAACCTTGATGAGGTTATAAAAATAATTAGAGAATCTCATACAGTAGAAGAGGCAAGAACAACCCTTGTAGCTACATTCAAAATGAGCGACAAACAATCTCAGGCAGTTCTTGCTATGCCTTTATCAAGATTGGTTGGACTTGAAAGGGTTAAAATACTTAAAGAACAAGAAGAGTTACAGAAAACAATAGCAGAGTTGAAAGAAATATTGGCAAGCCCTGAAAAGGTTAAACAAATTATTAAAAATGAACTGAACGACATAAAAGATAGGTTCGGAGACGAAAGAAGAACAGAAATAACTGGTTCAATTGAGGATTTTGATGAA
Proteins encoded:
- the gyrA gene encoding DNA gyrase subunit A — protein: MADEGKIVPIGVEDEMKSSYIDYAMSVIVGRALPDVRDGLKPVHRRILYGMMELGIEPGKAHKKSARIVGEVMGKYHPHGDAAIYESIARMTQTFSLRYPLIDGQGNFGSIDGDPPAAMRYTEARFKQISMDILSDIEKDTIDFMPNFDDSLMEPLVLPSKVPNLLINGSSGIAVGMATNIPPHNLNEVVAALMELIDNPDITIEEIMEVLPGPDFPTGASICGRESIRQAYTTGKGILTIRGKVDVEENKKRESIIITEIPYEVNKANLVSQIARLSSENKISGISEVRDESDKSGMRIVLEIKRGENADIIINQLYKFTQLQTSYGIINLALSNHQPKLLNIKEMLQLFLDHRKEIVLRRAAFELRKAEDRYHIICGLIIALDNLDEVIKIIRESHTVEEARTTLVATFKMSDKQSQAVLAMPLSRLVGLERVKILKEQEELQKTIAELKEILASPEKVKQIIKNELNDIKDRFGDERRTEITGSIEDFDELDLIQPEDIIVTVSLEGYIKRTSLELYRRQRRGGKGFIGVKTKEEDYVKHLFVCSTTDTILFFTETGQVHWLKGYLIPDAGKNAKGKPIVNLLTIDTKERISAVIPVKEFSEDSYLLMITQKGIVKKTILNLYSRPRRGGIRGINLRDGDRLIEVRATDGKQDILLSTKHGLSIRFSEKEVKPVGRNSIGVIGIRFKKKEDEVVGCGVFAPTDKERSLFTVCSKGYGKRTMIYNYRKQHRGGTGIIDIKTGGRNGYVIGIKSVKPKDELILITKGGVTIRMTADDARTVSRNTQGVRLIKLAKGDVIMDLALVSKEDEEI